A window of the Mesorhizobium opportunistum WSM2075 genome harbors these coding sequences:
- the tlpA gene encoding thiol:disulfide interchange protein TlpA → MADGNRFFPAPRLILAALVAGVLAGAVAVYVSESRSGNNAGPQVAVDDGKDDVACAAKSDRAKKIAAAATGEVAALLPADPPQSMKRLAFNGPDGKPMTIADHAGKTVLLNLWATWCAPCRAEMPALDALQKEKGSDAFQVVAVNVDAGDDVKPKKFLKDTGVETLGYYRDSTMALFNDLKTRGLALGLPVTMLIDGEGCLIAHMNGPAEWSGSDAKRLVETALGS, encoded by the coding sequence ATGGCAGACGGAAACAGATTTTTCCCGGCCCCGCGCCTGATCCTCGCCGCCCTGGTGGCGGGAGTGCTGGCCGGCGCGGTCGCGGTATATGTCAGCGAGAGCCGGTCTGGCAACAACGCCGGACCGCAAGTGGCCGTCGACGACGGCAAGGACGACGTCGCCTGCGCCGCCAAGAGCGACCGCGCCAAGAAGATCGCCGCCGCTGCCACCGGCGAGGTTGCGGCACTGTTGCCGGCCGATCCGCCGCAATCCATGAAGCGCCTCGCCTTCAACGGGCCGGACGGCAAGCCGATGACGATCGCCGACCATGCCGGCAAGACGGTGCTGCTCAATCTGTGGGCGACATGGTGCGCGCCTTGCCGTGCCGAAATGCCGGCGCTCGATGCCCTGCAGAAGGAAAAAGGCAGCGATGCCTTTCAGGTGGTCGCCGTCAATGTCGATGCCGGCGACGATGTGAAGCCGAAGAAATTCCTCAAGGACACAGGTGTCGAGACGCTCGGCTACTATCGCGATTCGACGATGGCGCTGTTCAACGACCTCAAGACGCGCGGCCTGGCGCTAGGCCTTCCCGTCACCATGCTGATCGACGGCGAAGGCTGCCTGATCGCCCATATGAACGGGCCGGCCGAATGGTCGGGTTCTGATGCCAAGCGGCTGGTCGAGACGGCACTCGGATCGTAA
- a CDS encoding bifunctional diguanylate cyclase/phosphodiesterase, producing MLTVYNCIVNQHDLRLVALAALICGISCFSAVNLLHHISRSTDRNRLVWLMIAATSTGFGIWATHFIAMLAFTPGIPSAYDPELSVLSLAASVALTAAGMWIATLRDEFDHHLVGGAILGGGIAAMHYIGMAAFEVQGRIEWNLLLVAASLLSGVALAALALRTVLRRPSLLATSVGALLLTLAICILHFIGMGAVSIFPDSSIVISEYTIEPTSQAFAAAAATLVILVLSASALWIDLRFRRQKLEVDRMHGLANAAVEGLIVCDGNRIVSANDSMGKLTGTVAAMLNGTELDGLFDEHAVSGTASLEGQPREAELKSRDGTRIPVELIARSIDYCGKPHNVIAVRDIRERKKAEQEILRLAHFDPLTGLANRRSFSGRLDAEIASMNRIGNTGAGVKGRHLALLLLDLDRFKEVNDLYGHGAGDAMLQRVASCAAGVLRHGQMLARLGGDEFAIIAPNLPDPQAAGRIAGAVLAAMREENRAAVGGGLVSASIGIAIYPLDADDQTSLISHADTALYRAKTEGRDTYRYFEASMGAEARDKRVMEHELRQAVARGEFYLVYQPQKEISSGRMVGFEALIRWRHPERGEVSPAIFIPVAEDSGAIGQIGDWVLEAACEEAVRWENPLMVAVNVSAVQLHNPNFSRKVHETLLKTGLAATRLELEITETALVKDMPRALATLRQVKALGVRVAMDDFGTGYSSLSNLRAFPFDKIKIDSSFIKAVDTNGQVAAIVRAVLGLGRGLGLPVLAEGVETLGELKFLDAEACEIGQGYYLGKPAPIEAFDDLTGLGKRASLRADHQGGSLLLLKPSVRSA from the coding sequence ATGTTGACGGTCTATAATTGTATCGTGAACCAGCACGATCTGAGACTGGTCGCACTCGCCGCGCTGATCTGCGGTATTTCCTGTTTCTCCGCCGTCAACCTGCTTCACCACATCAGCCGCTCGACCGACCGGAACCGCCTGGTCTGGCTGATGATCGCGGCGACCTCGACCGGCTTCGGCATCTGGGCAACGCATTTCATCGCCATGCTTGCCTTCACGCCGGGCATACCGAGTGCCTACGATCCGGAGCTCTCCGTGCTCTCGCTCGCTGCCTCGGTCGCACTGACGGCGGCCGGCATGTGGATCGCCACCTTGCGGGACGAGTTCGACCATCATCTCGTCGGCGGCGCCATCCTGGGCGGCGGCATTGCAGCCATGCATTACATCGGCATGGCGGCATTCGAGGTCCAGGGCCGGATAGAATGGAACCTGTTGCTTGTCGCCGCTTCCCTGCTCTCCGGCGTGGCGCTCGCGGCGCTGGCGCTGCGTACCGTTCTGCGCCGCCCCTCTCTGTTGGCGACATCGGTCGGCGCGCTGCTGCTGACGCTGGCGATCTGCATCTTGCATTTCATCGGCATGGGCGCCGTCTCGATCTTTCCCGATTCCTCGATCGTCATATCCGAATACACGATCGAGCCGACCTCGCAGGCTTTCGCGGCCGCCGCCGCCACGCTGGTGATCCTGGTGTTGTCGGCATCGGCGCTGTGGATCGATCTGCGCTTTCGCCGCCAGAAGCTCGAGGTCGATCGCATGCACGGCCTGGCCAACGCCGCCGTGGAGGGCCTGATCGTCTGCGACGGCAACCGCATCGTCAGCGCCAATGACAGCATGGGCAAGCTGACCGGCACGGTGGCCGCAATGCTGAACGGCACGGAGCTGGACGGTCTCTTTGACGAACACGCCGTATCCGGCACGGCCAGCCTGGAGGGTCAGCCGCGGGAGGCGGAGTTGAAAAGCCGCGACGGAACGCGAATTCCCGTCGAGCTGATCGCCCGCAGCATCGATTATTGCGGCAAGCCCCACAATGTCATTGCCGTCCGCGACATCCGCGAACGCAAGAAGGCGGAGCAGGAGATCCTTCGCCTCGCCCATTTCGACCCCTTGACGGGACTTGCCAATCGCCGCTCCTTTTCCGGCCGTCTCGACGCGGAAATCGCGTCTATGAACCGCATCGGGAACACCGGCGCAGGCGTCAAGGGCAGGCATCTTGCGCTCCTGCTGCTCGACCTCGACCGCTTCAAGGAGGTGAACGACCTTTATGGACACGGCGCCGGCGATGCGATGCTGCAGAGGGTGGCAAGCTGCGCTGCCGGCGTTCTGCGTCACGGGCAAATGCTGGCGCGCCTCGGCGGCGACGAATTCGCCATCATCGCCCCCAACCTGCCCGACCCGCAGGCGGCGGGTCGCATCGCGGGCGCAGTGCTCGCCGCCATGCGCGAGGAAAACCGGGCAGCCGTCGGCGGCGGTCTGGTCTCGGCCAGCATCGGCATAGCGATCTATCCACTCGATGCCGATGACCAGACCAGCCTGATCAGCCATGCCGACACGGCACTCTATCGCGCCAAGACCGAAGGCAGGGACACCTATCGCTATTTCGAGGCGTCGATGGGTGCCGAGGCCCGCGACAAGCGTGTGATGGAGCACGAATTGCGCCAGGCCGTGGCGCGTGGCGAATTCTATCTCGTCTATCAGCCGCAGAAGGAGATCAGCAGCGGCAGGATGGTTGGCTTCGAAGCCCTGATCCGCTGGCGCCATCCCGAGCGTGGCGAGGTCTCACCCGCCATATTCATCCCGGTGGCCGAGGACAGCGGCGCCATCGGGCAGATCGGCGACTGGGTGCTCGAGGCTGCCTGCGAGGAGGCCGTCCGCTGGGAAAACCCGCTCATGGTCGCCGTCAACGTCTCCGCCGTACAGCTCCACAATCCCAATTTCAGCCGCAAGGTCCATGAGACCTTGCTGAAGACAGGTCTTGCAGCGACAAGGCTGGAACTCGAGATCACCGAAACCGCACTGGTGAAGGACATGCCGCGCGCCCTGGCAACCCTGCGGCAGGTCAAGGCGCTTGGCGTGCGCGTGGCCATGGACGATTTCGGAACCGGCTATTCCTCCCTCTCCAACCTGCGCGCCTTCCCCTTCGACAAGATCAAGATCGATTCTTCCTTCATCAAGGCGGTGGACACCAACGGCCAGGTCGCGGCGATCGTGCGCGCCGTGCTGGGACTGGGGCGCGGCCTTGGCCTGCCGGTTCTGGCGGAGGGCGTCGAGACGCTTGGCGAGTTGAAGTTCCTGGACGCCGAGGCCTGCGAGATCGGCCAGGGCTATTATCTCGGCAAACCGGCGCCGATCGAGGCATTCGACGACCTGACCGGCCTCGGCAAGCGCGCGTCGCTGCGCGCCGACCACCAGGGTGGCAGCCTCCTGTTGCTCAAGCCAAGCGTGCGTTCGGCGTAA